DNA sequence from the Paenibacillus azoreducens genome:
TCCATGGAAGCGGCAATTTGCTCGGAGGCGGCCGCGGTTTCTTTTACATGGTCGGCCACGAGGTTTGAGTTTTCATATAAAACCTGGGCTTGCTTGTTGACCGTGCTCATGATTGTGGATATGCCGTCGATCATTTGATTGAAATCTTTCGTTAACGTGCCGATTTCATCCTTCGACTCGTAAGTCCCGCGCTCGGTAAGATCTCCTTGCTCCGCTTTCATCATCAACCGCTGCATGTCCTTCAATGGATTGACGATCGCTTTGATCGTGATCAATCCCACAATCAGACTGGTCAATACCGATATCGTGCCTAAGATGATGTTTCGCATCAGTGAACTCTGGGCCATGGCGGCCGCGTCGTCCACTTCCTTCTGGGCCAGCTCCTGATTCCACTCAACCAGTTCGGTGAGCAGATTTTGCAGATTCAACCGTATTCCTCTTATCTTGTCGTTATAGAGGGCGTAGGCTTCATCGTTTTTATTTTGTGCCGCAAGGGCTTCTACGGCCTCTAGATGCTGCCGGTAAGGTTTTACCAATTCCATGTATTTGTTGAACAATTCTTTTTCTTTATTATTTGTGATGATGGCTGCATAGTTTTGCAATAATTTGTCGTTATCCACTTCAAAGCTTTTGATGCGTTCTACAATATTTGTATAATTTTCTGCTGCCAAGTCCATCATGGATTCAAAAATAGCGGTGTCCATGGAGCGGTTGTTCACCTGAATCTGTTTCAGCCAGATTATAGCTTGAAGATTGTGATGATAGATCGTATTGCTGCTTTGATTGATCTGATGGATGGAAATATACGAGAAGATAGAACTGCTAGCCATAAGCAATAAGCTGATTCCGACCAAAATATAAATTTTTATCGCTGTTTTTAAATTCTTAAATCGAAAAAATGAAGCCAA
Encoded proteins:
- a CDS encoding methyl-accepting chemotaxis protein encodes the protein MKPDKTTRLASFFRFKNLKTAIKIYILVGISLLLMASSSIFSYISIHQINQSSNTIYHHNLQAIIWLKQIQVNNRSMDTAIFESMMDLAAENYTNIVERIKSFEVDNDKLLQNYAAIITNNKEKELFNKYMELVKPYRQHLEAVEALAAQNKNDEAYALYNDKIRGIRLNLQNLLTELVEWNQELAQKEVDDAAAMAQSSLMRNIILGTISVLTSLIVGLITIKAIVNPLKDMQRLMMKAEQGDLTERGTYESKDEIGTLTKDFNQMIDGISTIMSTVNKQAQVLYENSNLVADHVKETAAASEQIAASMEQVAAGSRDQKTASKENAVALEELANGIEVIVDKATTATELSSHSSNTAQQGSIILDKAVKQMKAIYESVKLTGEDMKQLNESSEQVGQISDVIAEIANQTNLLSLNASIEAARAGESGRGFTVVAAEVRKLAEQTGDYANRIANLIKEVQSRMQQTTRSVELVQNDVLSGMEIVDKAGETFETIVESVQKVTFEMQETSASTEEMSAGTEEISASTEEMASIAEEASEAVQKVLAASETQLASVQTISASTEELRALSRDLQSIVKQFRLREQ